A window of the Narcine bancroftii isolate sNarBan1 chromosome 4, sNarBan1.hap1, whole genome shotgun sequence genome harbors these coding sequences:
- the LOC138761535 gene encoding zinc finger protein 229-like isoform X2 — protein MSARQRAHSGDRPFTCLECGKGFTKSPHLLRHYRVHTGEKPFTCSECGKGFAQSSNLKTHQRLHTGERPFTCPECGKDFTQSSKLKIHRRLHTGEKPFTCPDCGKGFIQSSDLLNHLHEHTGEKLLTCPECGKGFSRSSDLLTHQRIHTGERPFTCPECGKGFTHSCSLKIHQRLHTGERPYTCTECGKGFNRSSYLLTHRQVHTGERPFTCPECGKGFTQSSNLKTHRRLHTGERPYTCTECGKGFNRSSDLLTHLQVHTGERPFTCPECGKGFTQSSSLKTHQRLHSGVKPYTCPECSKGFIRSSDLLTHQQVHTGKRPFTCPECGKGFTKSSRLKTHQRVHTGERPFICPECGKGFTQSSSLKTHQRLHTGERPFTCPECGWGFTQSYHLITHRRQHTGKRPFTCPPNAAGGSPSHPT, from the coding sequence ATGAGTGCCCGCCAACGGGCCCATTCTGGGGACCGGCCGTTCACATGCTTagagtgtgggaagggcttcacAAAGTCCCCCCACCTGCTGAGGCACTATCGGGTCCACACCGGCGAGAAACCCTTCACCTGCTccgagtgtgggaaggggttcgcTCAGTCCTCTAACCTGAAGACCCACCAGCGTCTCCACACCGGCGAGAGGCCCTTTacctgccccgagtgcggcaAAGACTTTACTCAGTCTTCTAAACTGAAGATCCACCGGCGACTCCACACCGGCGAGAAGCCCTTCACTTGCCCTGATTGTGGCAAGGGGTTCATTCAATCATCAGACTTGCTGAACCACCTGCATGAACACACTGGTGAGAAGCTCCTCACCTGCCCTGAATGTGGCAAGGGGTTTAGTCGATCATCagacctgctgacccaccagcggatccacactggcgaaaggcccttcacctgccctgagtgtggcaagggcttcactcACTCCTGTAGCCTGAAGATCCACCAGCGtctccacaccggggagaggccctacACCTGCACTGAGTGTGGCAAGGGGTTCAATCGATCATCATACTTGCTGACCCACCGACAGGTCCACACTGGCgaaaggcccttcacctgccccgagtgtgggaagggcttcactCAGTCCTCTAACCTGAAGACCCACCGGCGtctccacaccggggagaggccctacacctgcactgagtgcggCAAGGGGTTTAATCGATCATCAGACTTGCTGACCCACCTGCAGGTCCACACTGGTgaaaggcccttcacctgccctgaatgcggcaagggcttcactcaGTCCTCGAGCCTGAAGACCCACCAGCGTCTCCACTCTGGTGTGAAGCCCTACACCTGCCCTGAGTGTAGCAAGGGGTTCATTCGATCCTCAGACTTGCTGACCCACCAGCAGGTCCACACTGgcaagaggcccttcacctgccctgagtgtggcaagggcttcactaAGTCCTCTAGACTGAAGACCCATCAGAGGGTCCACACCGGCGAGAGGCCCTTCAtctgccctgagtgcggcaagggcttcacccagtcctcTAGCCTGAAAACCCACCAGCGtctccacaccggggagaggcccttcacctgccccgagtgtggTTGGGGCTTCACCCAGTCGTACCACTTGATAACCCACCGTCGTCAACACACTGGCAAGCGACCCTTCACCTGTCCCCCAAATGCGGCTGGGGGTTCACCCAGTCATCCCACCTGA